From the genome of Methylomonas sp. UP202, one region includes:
- a CDS encoding cobyrinate a,c-diamide synthase: protein MIDVHVTPVKPCPAILISAPASGQGKTTVTAALAYYHRRLGREVRVFKTGPDFIDPQILAFASGHPAYQLDLWMMGEAHCRELLYRAAGEADLILIEGVMGLYDGDSSSADLAQTLAVPVAAVIDAHGMAQTFAAVAYGLAYYRPGLAFAGVIANKVGSAGHANLLAEVLPDDMPLLAAMRGAASVGLPERHLGLHQAGEIADLDQRLARAADLLSDCRLPEPVVFAAQMGESPPRLLAGRTIAVARDAAFSFLYQANLECLQALGATLTFFSPLADSGLPAADAVYLPGGYPELHLAELAGNEAMKQALRQHHQAGKPMYAECGGFLYLLGSLADRDGQAAEMVGLLPGQARMQTQLANLGMHSLQLEYGEIRGHSFHFSTLQTSLAPHTQSTTRRHHGQAEAFYRVGRLQASYLHLYFPFNPCQAAALFA, encoded by the coding sequence GTGATCGACGTTCACGTTACGCCGGTTAAGCCTTGTCCGGCCATCCTAATCAGCGCGCCGGCGTCCGGCCAGGGTAAAACCACGGTGACGGCCGCGCTGGCCTATTACCATCGGCGGCTTGGTCGCGAGGTGCGAGTATTCAAAACCGGGCCGGACTTCATCGATCCGCAGATTTTGGCCTTTGCATCCGGACACCCAGCCTATCAGCTCGATTTGTGGATGATGGGCGAGGCCCACTGCCGCGAGTTGCTGTATCGCGCGGCCGGGGAAGCCGATTTGATCCTGATCGAAGGGGTGATGGGTTTGTACGACGGCGACAGCAGTAGCGCCGATCTGGCCCAAACGCTTGCTGTGCCGGTCGCGGCGGTGATCGATGCTCATGGCATGGCGCAAACTTTTGCGGCGGTCGCTTACGGCTTGGCCTATTACCGGCCGGGTTTGGCCTTCGCCGGCGTCATCGCCAACAAGGTCGGCAGCGCCGGCCACGCCAATCTGCTGGCCGAAGTCCTTCCGGACGACATGCCGTTGTTGGCGGCTATGCGCGGCGCCGCTTCGGTCGGTTTGCCAGAGCGTCACTTGGGCTTGCACCAAGCCGGCGAAATTGCCGACCTCGATCAGCGCTTGGCCCGCGCCGCTGATCTGCTCAGCGATTGCCGACTACCGGAGCCGGTGGTCTTCGCGGCGCAAATGGGCGAGTCGCCGCCGCGCCTGTTGGCCGGCCGGACCATCGCGGTCGCCAGGGATGCGGCGTTCTCGTTTCTCTATCAGGCCAATCTGGAGTGCCTGCAAGCCTTGGGCGCAACCTTGACCTTCTTCTCGCCGTTGGCCGACAGCGGCTTGCCGGCGGCCGACGCCGTTTACTTGCCCGGTGGTTATCCCGAATTGCACTTGGCCGAACTGGCCGGCAACGAGGCGATGAAACAGGCCTTGCGCCAGCATCACCAAGCCGGCAAGCCGATGTACGCCGAATGCGGCGGCTTTTTGTATTTGCTGGGCAGCCTGGCCGACCGCGACGGACAGGCCGCCGAGATGGTCGGCCTGTTGCCCGGCCAGGCCCGGATGCAGACCCAACTCGCTAATCTGGGTATGCACAGTCTGCAACTGGAGTACGGCGAAATTCGCGGCCACAGTTTTCATTTCTCGACCTTGCAGACCTCGCTGGCGCCGCACACCCAATCCACTACCCGCCGCCATCACGGTCAAGCCGAAGCGTTTTACCGGGTCGGCCGCTTGCAAGCCTCCTATCTACATCTGTATTTTCCGTTCAATCCATGCCAGGCGGCCGCGCTGTTCGCCTGA
- a CDS encoding cytochrome C: protein MEKHIITRRLIRRFFWLFCSVLYWGFVGQAQALPSFARQTGMACAMCHTQAFGPNLTPYGRQFKLNGYVWGNNDSAISRFGGMAVGSLTNTKRNDSDIPADPVLARRDFNSNNNLALDQASLFYGGKVYGNMGAFVQFTYDGVASRFALDNTDIRIADEADWLGRNFVYGVSFNNSPTVQDLWNTTPAWGFPYSGSPLARTPGAEPALAALGGQIGGATLYSMIDDTVFLEAGAYTSFAKYAQKGMGQWDDGAVKLDGGAPYWRIGLQKDWQGHYISLGHFGFRANVQPDPTLTVSDRYTDLGVDFNYQYLANPKHIYEFKASYIRESQDLLASAAAASAAQRNQQLGFLGLNGAYTFDQTYGLTVGYNHIHGNQDAVLYEASPNRRPNSDYFTFELNYIPFGKTAGVAESYLNLRFAAQYVAYTRFDGGDKNYDGSGRNASDNNTLYFNTWLSF, encoded by the coding sequence ATGGAAAAACATATTATAACGAGACGATTGATTCGGCGTTTCTTTTGGTTGTTTTGTTCGGTTTTGTACTGGGGTTTCGTCGGTCAAGCGCAAGCCCTGCCGAGTTTTGCCAGGCAAACTGGCATGGCCTGCGCGATGTGTCATACGCAAGCTTTCGGTCCGAATTTGACGCCTTACGGCCGGCAATTCAAATTAAATGGTTACGTGTGGGGTAACAACGATTCGGCCATCAGCCGTTTCGGCGGCATGGCCGTCGGTTCGCTGACCAATACCAAGCGCAACGATAGCGATATACCCGCCGACCCGGTATTGGCGCGGCGCGACTTTAACAGCAACAACAACCTGGCGTTAGATCAGGCCTCGTTGTTTTACGGCGGAAAGGTTTACGGCAACATGGGCGCTTTCGTGCAGTTTACCTACGATGGCGTGGCCAGTCGTTTCGCGTTGGACAACACCGATATTCGGATTGCCGACGAAGCGGATTGGCTGGGGCGCAATTTTGTCTACGGCGTGTCGTTCAATAACAGTCCGACCGTTCAGGATTTGTGGAACACCACGCCGGCTTGGGGATTCCCGTATTCCGGATCGCCGTTGGCGCGTACGCCCGGCGCCGAACCGGCGTTGGCCGCGCTGGGCGGCCAGATCGGCGGGGCAACCTTATACAGCATGATCGACGATACGGTTTTCCTCGAAGCCGGTGCCTATACCAGTTTTGCCAAGTACGCCCAAAAAGGTATGGGGCAGTGGGACGACGGCGCGGTCAAACTGGATGGCGGCGCACCGTATTGGCGAATTGGCTTGCAAAAAGATTGGCAAGGCCACTATATATCGTTGGGGCATTTCGGCTTCAGGGCCAACGTTCAGCCCGACCCCACGTTGACGGTCAGCGACCGCTACACCGATTTGGGCGTGGATTTTAATTACCAATACTTGGCCAACCCCAAGCATATCTATGAATTCAAAGCCAGCTACATCCGCGAATCTCAAGATCTACTGGCCAGCGCGGCCGCGGCATCCGCGGCACAGCGCAACCAGCAATTAGGCTTTTTGGGCTTGAACGGCGCTTACACTTTCGATCAAACCTACGGCTTAACGGTTGGATACAACCATATCCACGGTAACCAGGACGCGGTGTTGTATGAAGCATCGCCGAACAGGCGGCCGAATTCGGATTACTTTACCTTCGAGTTGAACTACATCCCGTTCGGTAAAACGGCGGGTGTTGCCGAGTCCTACTTGAATCTGCGTTTCGCGGCCCAATATGTGGCTTACACGCGTTTCGACGGCGGCGACAAGAATTACGACGGCTCGGGACGCAACGCCAGCGACAACAACACCTTGTATTTCAATACCTGGTTAAGTTTTTAA
- a CDS encoding DUF2490 domain-containing protein, producing the protein MTSNRLILATLTVTAIFTDGPGISSAQAGELAEDTGAWLQMVGEGSLKAVNPDLEKARVWVEGQTRFDGNWEHWYQGMVRGALGYSLSDRATIWLGYTWLPTQNQNKPYIAQQDFWPAFRYVLPTDIGTFTFRTMWESNFLRGNQVRERPRQMIKFVHPFEFEPRFSLVAWDEAFYRVNTTDWGGKSGFDQNRVFAGFGWNFNSHVRTEIGYMNQYLEDAKHVNMTMHHLGMASVFINF; encoded by the coding sequence ATGACATCGAATCGATTGATATTGGCAACGCTTACGGTAACCGCGATTTTCACCGACGGACCGGGTATCTCCAGCGCGCAAGCCGGCGAGTTGGCCGAGGATACCGGGGCCTGGTTGCAAATGGTTGGCGAAGGCAGTCTGAAAGCGGTCAACCCGGATTTGGAAAAGGCCAGAGTTTGGGTGGAAGGTCAGACGCGTTTCGACGGTAACTGGGAGCACTGGTACCAAGGCATGGTGCGCGGCGCGCTGGGCTACTCGTTGAGCGATCGCGCCACGATTTGGCTGGGTTACACCTGGCTGCCGACCCAAAACCAAAACAAGCCGTACATCGCCCAACAGGATTTCTGGCCGGCATTCCGTTACGTGCTGCCGACCGACATCGGTACTTTTACCTTCAGGACCATGTGGGAAAGCAACTTCCTGCGCGGCAACCAAGTCCGCGAACGTCCCCGGCAAATGATCAAATTCGTGCATCCGTTCGAGTTCGAGCCGCGTTTTAGTCTGGTGGCTTGGGACGAAGCGTTTTATCGGGTCAACACCACCGATTGGGGCGGCAAATCCGGTTTCGATCAGAACCGGGTATTCGCCGGGTTTGGCTGGAATTTCAACAGTCATGTCCGTACCGAAATCGGCTATATGAATCAATATCTGGAAGATGCCAAGCACGTGAATATGACGATGCATCATTTAGGGATGGCTTCCGTATTTATTAATTTTTAA
- the recA gene encoding recombinase RecA, with translation MDENKKKALGAALIQIEKQFGKGSVMRMGDVAATRDIEVVSTGSLSVDIALGCGGLPRGRIIEIYGPESSGKTTLTLQTVAQVQKLGGTAAFVDAEHALDPIYAQKIGVNIDDLLVSQPDTGEQALEITDMLVRSGAVDIVVIDSVAALTPKAEIEGDMGDSHMGLQARLMSQALRKLTANIKRSNTLVIFINQLRMKIGVMFGNPETTTGGNALKFYASVRMDIRRIGAIKKGDEVIGNETRVKIVKNKVAPPFKQADFEILYGEGVSFFGELVDLGVEFGFVQKSGSWYSYNNDKIGQGKDNAKQFLREHPEAAAELEKAIREKAFVSRVTNAPAPADDEDAEFNDAD, from the coding sequence ATGGACGAAAACAAAAAAAAGGCGCTGGGCGCGGCGCTGATCCAAATCGAAAAACAATTCGGCAAAGGCTCGGTGATGCGGATGGGCGACGTCGCCGCGACCCGCGACATCGAAGTCGTTTCGACCGGCTCGTTGTCGGTCGATATCGCGCTGGGCTGCGGCGGTCTGCCGCGTGGCCGGATCATCGAAATCTACGGCCCGGAATCGTCCGGTAAAACCACGCTGACCTTGCAAACCGTCGCGCAAGTGCAAAAACTGGGCGGCACCGCCGCCTTCGTCGATGCCGAGCACGCGTTGGATCCGATCTACGCCCAAAAAATCGGCGTCAACATCGACGACCTTTTGGTGTCCCAGCCAGACACCGGCGAGCAGGCCCTGGAAATCACCGACATGCTGGTCCGTTCCGGCGCGGTCGATATCGTGGTTATCGACTCGGTGGCGGCGTTAACCCCGAAAGCCGAAATCGAAGGCGACATGGGCGACTCGCACATGGGTTTGCAGGCGCGCCTGATGTCGCAAGCCTTGCGCAAACTCACCGCCAACATCAAGCGCTCCAACACCCTGGTGATCTTCATCAACCAGTTGCGGATGAAAATCGGCGTGATGTTCGGCAACCCAGAAACCACCACCGGCGGCAACGCGCTGAAATTCTACGCCTCGGTGCGGATGGACATTCGCCGCATCGGCGCGATCAAGAAAGGCGACGAAGTGATCGGCAACGAAACCCGCGTCAAGATCGTCAAAAACAAAGTCGCGCCGCCGTTCAAGCAAGCCGACTTCGAAATTCTGTACGGTGAAGGCGTGTCCTTCTTCGGCGAATTGGTGGATTTGGGCGTCGAATTCGGCTTCGTCCAAAAATCCGGCTCCTGGTACAGCTACAACAACGACAAAATCGGCCAAGGCAAGGACAACGCCAAGCAATTCCTGCGCGAACACCCGGAGGCCGCCGCCGAATTGGAAAAAGCCATCCGCGAAAAAGCCTTCGTCAGCCGCGTGACCAACGCCCCAGCGCCGGCCGACGACGAAGACGCCGAGTTCAACGACGCCGACTAA
- a CDS encoding proton-conducting transporter membrane subunit, whose amino-acid sequence MNGLILASLFLPMLGFLLILASAPNEHRIARISLWTARLMGSCVLTLLATWSAYGFPNHEFVWFDLYARGDYHFPILFYLDVVGATYLFCAWAIFAIIVRYCRVYLHREPGYKRFFLTIFGFSFGLNLVILSGSIDMLFAGWEIVGVCSFLLIAFYRHRPQPVRNALRAYTIYRFCDVGLLLGAWMSHLLFHESQHFSELANLFDHAAMPPAGYASLLFLSWLIVIAASGKSAQFPFCFWLPRAMEGPTPSSAIFYGALSIHLGVFLLLRTMPIWSYHYVSRLVVLAIGLLTIVVASLSEKTQSNIKGQIAYASITQVGFMFVELAFGLEPLVLMHFLGNAFLRCYQLLVSPSIVAHLLRVEGSVDTDFVIKPSAMRDRLPYSIRDTLPGVLQNTLYVFALQEGNLERLVRMSLWDPLKAIGSRANAVRPAIKYLVLFSVLALIPVSKLQQSVDPAYLSMPVSLAMVLATLGAFSQNRNPLRVWHAIALSCLLAGAAVWMMTPEAAPDVLLFASGIVPSWLLGIFVLKRLLRDEDFAAMPFRYRALAETQPGWSLLLFLSFLGLVGFPITPAFLGEDLLLAHATNQHPWFALPITIAFVVNGIAAARVFVRLCMGRPAEVRPLET is encoded by the coding sequence ATGAATGGCTTGATACTCGCCAGCCTGTTTTTACCGATGCTCGGCTTTTTGCTGATTCTGGCATCGGCGCCGAACGAACACCGCATCGCCAGAATCAGCCTTTGGACCGCGCGTCTGATGGGCTCGTGCGTTTTGACCCTGTTGGCGACATGGTCCGCTTACGGCTTCCCGAACCACGAATTCGTTTGGTTCGATCTGTACGCTCGCGGCGACTACCACTTCCCGATACTGTTCTATTTGGACGTGGTCGGTGCGACCTATCTGTTCTGCGCTTGGGCGATATTCGCGATCATCGTCCGCTATTGCCGGGTGTACCTGCACCGCGAGCCCGGCTATAAGCGCTTTTTCCTGACCATCTTCGGCTTTAGCTTCGGTTTGAATCTGGTGATTTTGTCGGGCTCGATCGATATGTTGTTCGCCGGCTGGGAAATTGTCGGCGTTTGTTCGTTTCTGCTGATCGCCTTTTACCGGCATCGGCCGCAACCGGTCCGTAACGCGTTGCGCGCCTACACCATCTACCGGTTTTGCGACGTCGGTCTGTTGCTGGGCGCCTGGATGAGCCATTTGCTGTTTCACGAGAGCCAACACTTCAGCGAGCTGGCCAACTTGTTCGATCACGCGGCCATGCCGCCGGCCGGCTATGCCTCGTTGCTGTTTTTGTCGTGGTTGATTGTGATCGCCGCTTCCGGCAAATCGGCGCAGTTTCCGTTTTGTTTTTGGTTGCCGCGGGCGATGGAAGGTCCGACCCCATCCAGCGCGATATTTTACGGTGCCTTGTCCATCCATTTGGGCGTGTTTTTGCTACTGCGGACGATGCCGATCTGGAGCTACCATTATGTGAGTCGTCTGGTCGTGTTGGCGATCGGCTTGCTGACCATCGTCGTCGCCAGTTTGTCTGAAAAAACCCAATCCAACATCAAGGGTCAGATCGCCTATGCATCGATTACCCAGGTTGGCTTCATGTTCGTCGAACTGGCATTCGGTCTGGAACCTCTGGTTTTGATGCATTTTCTCGGTAACGCCTTCTTGCGCTGCTACCAATTGCTGGTCTCGCCGTCCATCGTCGCTCACCTGTTAAGGGTCGAGGGCTCGGTGGATACCGACTTCGTCATCAAACCCAGCGCGATGCGCGACCGTTTGCCCTACTCGATTCGCGACACCCTGCCGGGTGTGCTGCAAAACACCTTGTACGTGTTCGCGTTGCAGGAAGGCAATCTGGAGCGTCTGGTGAGAATGAGTTTGTGGGACCCCTTGAAGGCCATCGGCAGTCGAGCGAACGCCGTGCGGCCGGCGATTAAATACTTGGTGCTATTTTCGGTACTGGCGCTGATTCCGGTGTCGAAACTGCAACAATCCGTCGATCCGGCGTATTTGTCCATGCCGGTCTCACTGGCCATGGTATTGGCGACACTGGGCGCATTCAGTCAAAACCGCAATCCGCTGCGGGTTTGGCACGCAATTGCGCTAAGCTGCCTACTGGCCGGCGCGGCGGTGTGGATGATGACGCCGGAGGCCGCCCCCGATGTCCTGCTGTTTGCCAGCGGCATTGTACCGTCCTGGCTGCTCGGCATTTTCGTCCTGAAACGCCTGCTGCGCGACGAAGATTTCGCGGCGATGCCGTTCCGGTATCGGGCGTTGGCCGAAACCCAACCCGGCTGGTCCTTGCTGCTGTTTTTGAGCTTTTTGGGCTTGGTCGGTTTTCCGATCACTCCGGCCTTTTTGGGCGAAGACCTGTTACTCGCGCACGCCACCAATCAACATCCCTGGTTCGCGTTACCGATCACGATCGCCTTCGTCGTCAACGGCATCGCCGCCGCCCGCGTTTTCGTCAGATTATGCATGGGCCGGCCCGCCGAGGTTAGACCGTTGGAAACTTGA
- a CDS encoding SulP family inorganic anion transporter, with protein sequence MSQASTVALPKTGIPGLIENWRSDLLSGFLVFLIALPLCLGIAMASGFPPMAGIISAIIGGVVVSRINGSYMTINGPAAGLIVVIVDAVQSLGQGDAMAGYRYTLAAIVVASVLQVLLGVFKAGKLSAFFPSSVVHGMLAAIGIIIMAKQIHTLLGVKPEAKTLLGTIAEIPHSIIEMNPEVSLIGLCGLALLILWSVIKQPTLKMIPAPLLVVMLGLALGQFFDLDHIHQYLFLPDAEILPHHEFTVGPAFLVAVPENFMSGFYFPDFSKIADHEFWISVVTIWLVGSLESLLSASAVDKLDPYKRNSNLNRDLAAVGVGNLVSGMIGGLPMIAEIVRSSANINNGAKTGWANFFHGLFLLIFVALFPRLIHEIPLTSLAALLVFTGFRLASPKEFAKTLTVGLDNFAVFVITIIGVIATDLLVGVAIGIVVELLIHVSRGLKPGNIFSMAYHVNQTNADTYHIAVSGAAVFSNFISLKSLLADFPEKQNVFFDLTDVDLIDHTVMEFIHHYTEEYNHAGGRCQILGLDDHHSYSDHHLAARRKLSV encoded by the coding sequence ATGTCGCAAGCATCCACTGTAGCTTTACCTAAAACAGGTATACCGGGGTTGATCGAAAACTGGCGTAGCGATTTGCTGTCCGGTTTTTTGGTGTTTTTGATTGCGCTGCCGCTATGTTTAGGGATAGCGATGGCGTCCGGGTTTCCGCCGATGGCCGGCATTATTTCCGCGATTATCGGCGGCGTGGTGGTCTCTCGGATCAACGGCTCCTATATGACGATCAATGGCCCGGCCGCCGGTTTGATCGTGGTTATCGTCGATGCGGTGCAATCGCTCGGGCAGGGCGATGCGATGGCCGGATACCGCTACACCTTGGCGGCCATTGTCGTTGCCAGCGTGTTGCAGGTGTTGCTCGGTGTATTCAAGGCCGGCAAGCTGAGTGCGTTTTTTCCGTCCTCGGTGGTGCATGGCATGCTGGCCGCGATCGGTATCATCATCATGGCCAAGCAGATTCATACCTTGTTGGGGGTTAAGCCCGAAGCCAAGACCTTATTGGGGACCATAGCGGAAATCCCGCATTCGATCATCGAAATGAACCCGGAAGTTTCGTTGATTGGCTTGTGCGGATTAGCGTTATTAATCCTGTGGTCTGTCATCAAACAGCCGACTTTGAAAATGATTCCGGCGCCGCTGTTGGTGGTGATGTTGGGTTTGGCCCTGGGCCAGTTTTTCGATTTGGATCATATCCATCAATACCTGTTCTTGCCCGATGCGGAAATTTTGCCGCACCACGAATTTACCGTGGGCCCGGCCTTTTTGGTGGCGGTACCGGAAAACTTCATGTCCGGGTTTTATTTTCCGGATTTTTCGAAAATCGCCGACCACGAATTTTGGATTTCGGTCGTTACGATCTGGCTGGTTGGTAGTTTGGAAAGTTTGTTGAGCGCCTCGGCGGTCGATAAACTCGATCCTTACAAACGCAACTCCAATTTGAACCGCGATTTGGCGGCGGTTGGGGTCGGCAATTTGGTGTCGGGTATGATAGGCGGCTTGCCGATGATCGCCGAAATTGTCCGTAGCTCCGCCAACATTAACAACGGCGCTAAAACCGGCTGGGCCAACTTTTTCCACGGCTTGTTCTTGCTGATTTTCGTCGCCTTGTTTCCGCGCTTGATACACGAAATTCCGTTGACCTCGTTGGCGGCCTTATTGGTATTTACCGGATTTCGTTTAGCCTCTCCGAAGGAATTCGCCAAAACCCTGACCGTGGGCTTGGACAACTTCGCGGTCTTCGTGATCACGATTATCGGCGTGATTGCCACCGACTTGTTGGTCGGCGTGGCAATCGGCATCGTTGTCGAGTTATTGATCCACGTCAGCCGCGGCTTGAAGCCCGGCAATATCTTCTCGATGGCTTACCACGTTAATCAAACCAACGCCGATACCTACCATATCGCGGTCAGCGGCGCGGCGGTGTTTTCGAACTTCATCAGCCTGAAGAGTTTGCTTGCGGATTTTCCGGAAAAACAAAACGTGTTCTTTGATTTGACGGACGTCGATTTGATCGATCATACCGTGATGGAGTTTATCCATCACTACACCGAGGAATACAATCATGCCGGCGGCCGTTGCCAGATCCTCGGATTGGACGATCATCATTCCTACTCGGATCACCACTTGGCCGCGCGCCGAAAATTGAGTGTCTGA
- a CDS encoding DUF2309 domain-containing protein — MTVSKPTTPLNDQLLGSTGGFDLDAAIEHIAHWLPTQGPLKDFIHHNTLHAVQDKPFHEGVAIAARIFGARSYLPLADYQSRYRQGRIRDDAIDWALARCDCPEAERAALRERLFEDDKHSHYPPISLANHGIRAHWMTALEVDLNALAHPVVFRLLGNFLDQGISRWTLAKDGESFWDCVLRLTQNSLLPLYPFHIAEVRELLNQGPDGVIAHCLERMVGAESWYEQYLLELLLSHPGWAGMVRLIELNPQALLAKRTISLKQLIAFEMACELAFLTKKRGKQFSNIAKLPQLDTLPRFEHQLADLAIPLRLRVWHEAMEWSMHSELLAALVNQPVTRATPNTTKVSPTAQALFCIDDRECSLRRHLEEIDPSIETFGAAGFFGIDFLYQGLDDVYPVAQCPAVITPKHLIREEAPHQHRKKTKTKTKNLAGMHFSAHSMFRGWLFTQTIGLGYAIRLAWNVFRPGAGVPKVQQLSEVEAHSHLHLLRENDEPTEEGYLLGFSFAEMADRVGGLLRNIGLTQGFAPLVVIVAHGSSSVNNPHFAAYDCGACSGKPGAPNARAFAWMANHSSVRDILRERGISIPDETYFVAALHNTSRDEISYFDPNAYRHRDLSKLHTFKHAMQHALLRNARERCRWFELGPQSHSNKEAHRHVVARASSIFEPRPEYNHSNNLYCVVGRRELSRQLFLDRRSFLHSYVPDSDPQGEILAKILGAIIPVCGGINLEYLFSRVDNSVYGAGTKLPHNVIGLLGVANGVEGDLRTGLPQQMIEVHEPARLLMVIEQRRDIIDQALALIGDLKEWLDNEWIRFACQDPLSHELFYYSARGWEAVSLPASLQPPAAPHSERIIVGKTETIPVHQLLGRPA; from the coding sequence ATGACGGTTTCCAAACCCACTACACCGCTAAACGATCAGCTTCTCGGCAGTACCGGAGGCTTCGATCTGGATGCGGCGATCGAACACATAGCCCATTGGCTGCCTACACAAGGCCCGCTAAAAGATTTTATCCACCACAATACGCTGCACGCGGTGCAGGACAAGCCTTTCCATGAAGGCGTGGCGATTGCCGCTCGCATCTTTGGCGCCCGCAGCTATTTGCCGTTAGCCGATTATCAAAGCCGCTACCGGCAAGGCCGTATTCGCGACGATGCGATCGACTGGGCCTTGGCGCGCTGCGATTGCCCGGAGGCCGAACGCGCCGCGCTACGGGAACGCCTGTTCGAAGACGACAAGCACAGTCACTATCCGCCGATTTCGCTCGCTAACCACGGCATACGCGCGCATTGGATGACGGCTCTGGAAGTCGATTTGAACGCGTTGGCCCATCCGGTGGTATTCCGCCTGCTGGGCAATTTTCTCGACCAAGGTATCAGCCGCTGGACCTTGGCCAAGGACGGCGAAAGCTTCTGGGATTGCGTGCTGCGCTTGACGCAAAACAGTTTGCTGCCGCTCTATCCTTTTCATATCGCCGAAGTGCGCGAATTGTTAAATCAAGGGCCGGACGGCGTCATCGCTCATTGCCTCGAACGCATGGTCGGCGCGGAGTCCTGGTACGAACAATATCTGTTGGAGTTGCTGCTCTCTCACCCCGGTTGGGCCGGCATGGTCAGGTTGATCGAGCTCAATCCGCAAGCCTTGCTGGCTAAACGGACGATTTCGTTGAAGCAGTTGATCGCTTTCGAAATGGCCTGCGAGCTGGCATTTCTGACCAAAAAACGCGGCAAGCAGTTTAGCAACATCGCCAAGCTACCCCAGTTGGACACCTTACCGCGCTTCGAACACCAGCTTGCCGATTTGGCGATCCCGTTGCGTTTACGGGTCTGGCACGAAGCGATGGAATGGTCCATGCACAGCGAGTTGTTGGCCGCATTGGTCAACCAGCCGGTAACGCGAGCAACTCCAAATACGACCAAAGTCAGCCCGACCGCCCAGGCCCTGTTTTGCATCGACGACCGAGAATGCTCGCTGCGTCGGCATCTGGAAGAAATCGATCCAAGCATCGAAACTTTCGGCGCCGCCGGTTTTTTCGGCATCGACTTCTTATATCAGGGTTTGGACGACGTTTACCCGGTCGCCCAATGCCCGGCCGTCATCACCCCCAAGCATTTGATACGCGAGGAAGCCCCCCATCAACACCGGAAAAAAACCAAAACCAAAACCAAAAATCTGGCCGGCATGCATTTCTCGGCGCATTCGATGTTTCGCGGCTGGCTATTTACCCAAACCATCGGCTTGGGATACGCGATTCGTTTGGCCTGGAACGTGTTTCGTCCCGGCGCCGGCGTTCCCAAGGTTCAGCAACTCAGCGAGGTGGAGGCTCACTCGCATCTGCACCTATTGCGAGAAAACGACGAGCCGACCGAGGAAGGTTATTTGCTGGGTTTCTCGTTTGCGGAGATGGCCGACCGAGTCGGCGGTTTACTGCGTAACATTGGCCTGACCCAGGGGTTCGCGCCGTTGGTGGTCATCGTGGCTCACGGCTCCAGCAGCGTCAACAACCCGCACTTCGCCGCCTACGATTGCGGCGCCTGCTCCGGCAAGCCGGGCGCGCCGAATGCCCGCGCCTTTGCCTGGATGGCCAACCATTCGTCGGTACGCGACATTCTGCGCGAACGGGGCATCTCGATTCCGGACGAAACCTATTTCGTCGCCGCGCTGCACAACACCAGCCGGGACGAAATCAGCTACTTCGATCCGAACGCCTACCGGCACCGCGACCTAAGCAAACTGCATACGTTCAAGCATGCGATGCAACATGCCTTGCTCAGAAACGCCCGCGAACGCTGCCGTTGGTTCGAATTGGGGCCGCAATCGCATTCCAATAAGGAGGCCCACCGCCACGTGGTGGCGCGCGCCTCGTCGATTTTCGAGCCGCGTCCGGAATACAACCATTCCAACAATCTTTACTGCGTGGTCGGCCGCCGAGAACTGAGCCGCCAATTATTTTTGGATCGCCGTTCGTTTTTGCATTCCTACGTGCCGGACAGTGACCCACAAGGGGAAATCCTGGCCAAAATCCTTGGCGCCATCATTCCGGTGTGCGGCGGCATCAACCTCGAATACCTATTTTCCCGCGTCGACAATTCGGTCTATGGCGCCGGCACCAAACTACCGCACAACGTGATCGGCCTGCTGGGCGTCGCCAATGGCGTCGAGGGCGACTTGCGTACCGGATTGCCGCAGCAAATGATCGAAGTTCACGAACCGGCCCGACTGCTGATGGTGATCGAGCAGCGCCGGGACATCATCGATCAAGCCCTGGCCTTAATCGGCGATCTGAAGGAATGGCTAGACAACGAGTGGATACGCTTTGCCTGCCAAGATCCGCTCAGCCACGAACTGTTTTATTACTCGGCGCGGGGCTGGGAAGCCGTAAGCCTACCGGCGTCGTTACAGCCGCCCGCCGCGCCGCATTCCGAACGGATTATCGTCGGTAAAACCGAAACGATACCGGTCCATCAATTGCTTGGGAGACCCGCATGA